The following DNA comes from Streptomyces sp. NBC_00690.
GGTAGCCCAGCGGTAGAGGCAATGGTCTCAAACACCATCCAGCGTGGGTTCGAATCCCACCCGGGGTACTTTCCCTGCAATTCCATGGTCGCGATTTCGCAATCGCGACCATGATTGTTTTCCGCCTCCGCCGAGGCCCCGGGTGAGGGGCCCCGGCGGTCCTGCGTCCCTCAGCTGGTGGTGTCGTCCACACCGATGTGGTGCACCCGCACCAGGTTCGTGGAGCCGGGCATTCCGGGAGGCGATCCCGCGGTGATCACCACGATGTCACCCCGCTCGCACCGGCCGATCTTCAGCAGTTCCTCGTCGACCTGCGCCACCATGGCGTCCGTGGACTCCACATGGGGGCCGAGGAAGGTCTCCACACCCCAGGTCAGATTGAGCTGGGAACGGGTCCCCTGGTCGGGCGTGAACGCCAGCAGGGGAATCGGCGAGCGATAGCGCGAGAGTCTGCGCACGGTGTCGCCGGACTGCGTGAAGGCGACCAGGAACTTGGCTCCGAGGAAGTCACCCATCTCGGCGGCGGCACGGGCGACCGCACCGGCCTGGGTGCGCGGCTTGCTGCGCTCGGTCAGCGGCGGCAGACCCTTGCCGAGCACGTCCTCCTCGGCCGCCTCGACGATCCTGCCCATGGTGCGCACGGTCTCGATGGGGTACTTGCCCACGCTCGTCTCGCCCGAGAGCATCACGGCGTCGGTGCCGTCGATGACGGCATTGGCCACGTCGGAGGCTTCGGCGCGGGTGGGGCGGGAGTTCTCGATCATCGAGTCCAGCATCTGCGTGGCGACGATGACGGGCTTGGCGTTGCGCCGGGCCAGCTTGATCGCCCGCTTCTGGACGATGGGCACCAGCTCCAGCGGCATTTCGACGCCGAGGTCGCCGCGGGCGACCATGATGCCGTCGAAGGCGGCCACGATGTCTTCGATGTTGTCGACGGCCTGGGGCTTTTCGACCTTGGCGATGACGGGCAGCCTGCGCCCCTCCTCGTCCATGATCCGGTGCACGTCCTCGATGTCCCGACCGCTACGGACGAAGGACAGGGCGATGACGTCGACACCGGTGCGCAGCGCCCAGCGGAGGTCTTCGATGTCCTTCTCGGAGAGGGCGGGGACGGAGACGGCGACACCGGGGAGGTTGAGGCCCTTGTTGTCGGAGACCATGCCCCCTTCGATGACCGTGGTGTGCACCCGCGGCCCGTCGACGGCGGTCACTTCGAGGGTGACCTTTCCGTCGTCCACGAGGATGCGCTCACCGGCAGCGACATCGCCGGCCAGCCCCTGATAGGTCGTTCCGCAGATATTGCGGTCGCCTTCCATCGGCTCGACGGTGATCGTGAATTCATCACCGCGCTCCAACAGGACCGGACCCTCACGAAAGCGCCCAAGTCGGATCTTCGGGCCCTGGAGATCAGCCAGTACACCGACGCTGCGACCCGTCTCGTCGGACGCTTTGCGTACGCGCTGATAGCGCTCGTCATGTTCGGTGTAACTACCGTGGCTGAGATTGAGTCGGGCCACGTCCATTCCGGCTTCGACCAGGGCTTTGATCTGGTCGTACGAGTCGGTGGCTGGGCCCAAAGTACAGACGATTTTCGCTCGGCGCATAGAACGACCCTAGGGCATACCCCATCCGTAGGGATTTGATTCCAGGTTTCTTCCCAACAACCTTTGCGTGAAAGGTCATTGACAACTGTCGAAATGTGCGCAAGGGCGCTCCGATGAGCAATTCCGCTGCCCGGAGCGCCCTTTCTGCGATGGTCCGCTAGGAGAAATCCCCTAAAGCACCGGTGGGGTCATCGTGAAGCGGGCGTTCACCTGTGCGTAGACCGTCTGACGCTGGGGTTCGAGATCGAGCGCCGGTGCTCCTTTGGCCAGTTCGGCGGAGCCGGCGAAGGCCATGGGAGCCGCCCGGGCCATGCTGTAGCCGCCGCCGTCCTCCGCGCCCAGATCGGCGAGCTCCACCAGTGCCGAGAGTTGGGCTCCGAGCGCCCCCGCGTACTCACGGGCCCGCTGGACGGCTTCGAGCACGGCCTGCCGACGGGCCTCGCCATGGGCGGGCGACTGGGGCCGCAGCTTCCACCACGGCCCGTCGACCCGGGTCATCTCCAGATCCCCGACCCGGGTCGTCAGCTCGCCGAGAGCGGTGAAGTCGGCCAGCTCTGCGATGAGGTAGACCTTCCCGTGGTACGTACGGACGTGTTCCCCCTTGCCGCGCTTGGCGAGCTCCGGGGTGATCGAGAAGGCGCCGGTCTCCAGCTTCTCCACGGCCTCGCCGTAGGACCTGACGAGGTCCAGGACGGCTGTGTTGCGCCGGGTGAGGTCCGCGAGTGCGGCCCGGCGGTCGGAGCCGCGGGCGACGACGGTGATCCCGATCCGGGCGATCTCCGGATCGACCTCCAGCCGGGCCTCGCCGCGGACGGCGACGCGCGGAGTCTCGGGAGTGCCGTACGGGGCGGCGGGTGCGGGTGCGTCGGTGCTGGATGCGTCCATGGTCTCGGCGAGGCTCCCTCGTTCGTCCGTGCCTGCCGCACGGATCGCGTGGCAGGCGCGGACATGCTGACGGCTGGTGTCAGAAACACTGTCGCATCCGGCTCGGACATCCAGGAGCTCATCGGCGGGCCGGTGCGAGCGAGCACGCCCCGTCGCCCACGACTGCTTACCCGACGTGGACCCGACCGACTCCCGCGGCTCAGAAGCTCGGTGCGAGCGGGGTGAAGTGCATGCCCTGGGCGGGTACGCGGGGCGGAGCAGGCCGCTCCAGTCCGAAGCTGGTGAAGGCGGTGCGCCTGGGCAGCGGATAGGGCTCCTGGCCGGTCAGCGAGTTAAGGATGCTGGCACTGCGCCAGGCGGCGAGTCCCAGGTCGGGCGCGCCGACGCCGTGGGTGTGCGTCTCGGCGTTCTGTACGTAGACGGAGCCGGTCATGGTCTTGTCGGTGACCATCCGGTAGTCGGTGTCGATATGGGGACGCCCGGCGGCGTCCCGACGCAAGTAGGGGTCGATCCCGGCGAGGAGGAGGTCCACCGGGCGCTGGCGGTAGCCGGTGGCGAGGACGACCGCATCGGTCATCAGCCGTGATCGCGCGGCTTGTTGAAGGTGTTCCAGATGTAGTTCGATCTTGGTGGTGGCGACCCGGCCCGCCGTTCGGACGCGCACCCCCGGGGTGAGTACGGCGTCCGGCCAGCCGCCGTGCAGGGTGCGCCGGTAGAGCTCCTCGTGGATGTCGGCGATGGTCCCCGCGTCGATGCCCTTGTGGAGGTGCCACTGACCGAAGGCGACCTGGTCCCGGGTCTGTTCGGGGAGCGAGTGGAAGTAGCGGCTGTAGTCGGGGGTGAAGTGTTCGAGGCCGAGCTTGGAGTACTCCATCGGTGTGAACGCCTCGGTACGGGTCAGCCAGTGCACCCCCTCGCGCCCCACGGGCCGCTGGCGCAGTAGATCGAGGAAGATCTCCGCCCCCGACTGTCCGGAGCCGATCACCGTGATGTGTTCGGCGGCCAGCAGTCGATCGCGGTGGTCGAGGTAGTCGGCCGAGTGGATCACCGGTGCGGCCGGTGCGTCGACCAGGGGTCTCAGCGGTTCGGGTACATAGGGTTCGGTGCCGACCCCGAGGGCGATGTTCCGGGCGTAGGTGCGGCCCAGTGCCTCGGCCTCGCCGTCGGCGTCGAGTTGGGTGAAGTCGACTTCGAACAGTTGGCGGTCGGGATTCCAGCGCACGGCGTCGATCTGGTGGCCGAAGTGGAGCCCGGGCAGGCTGTGGCTCACCCAGCGGCAGTACGCCTCGTACTCGGCGCGGTGGATGTGGAACCGCTCGGCGAAGTAGAAGGGGAACAGCCGCTCACGGGAGCGGAGGTAGTTCAGGAAGCTCCAGGGGCTGGCGGGGTCGATGAGGCTCACCAGATCGGCGAGGAACGGGACCTGGACGCGGGCGCCTTCGATCAGCAGGCCCGGGTGCCAGCTGAAGTGGTGGCCCTGCTCGTAGAAGGCGGTGTGCAGGGGCTTGCGCAGGCCGTGGGCCAGTGCGGCGAGCGAGAGGTTGAACGGTCCGATGCCAATGCCCACGAGGTCGTGGGGCTGCTCGGCTTCGGCGGGGGGCATTGCGCTCATCGATGGGTGCCTTCCACGAGTTCGATCACGAGGTGGACCAGTCGGTGCAGGTCGTCCGCGGTGGTGTACGGGTTCAGGAGCGTCACTTTGAGCCAGAGGCGGCCGTCGATGCGGGCGCGGCCCAGAACGGCCCTGCCGCTGGTGAGGAGGGTGCGGCGAATGTCCGCGGTCTGTTCGTCCGTCGCACCGCGCGGCCGGAACAGTACGGTGCTGAGCGTGGGGCGGTCCCATAGTTCGAACCGGGTGTCCGCCGCGACCAGGGCGGCGAAGTCGCCGGCGCGCGCCACGGTGGCGTCCACCAACTCGGCGAGCCCGCTGCGGCCGAGGGCACGGAAGGTGACGGCGACCTTGAGCACGTCGGGGCGGCGCGTGGTCCGCAGGGACCGACCCAGGAGGTCGGGGAGGCCGGCTTCGGTGTCGTCGTCGGGATTGAGGTAGTCGGCGGTGATCGCGAGCGGGCCGAGCCGGGACCGGTCGCGCACCGCGAACAGTCCGGCCGCCACGGGCTGCCAGCCGAGTTTGTGCAGATCGAGGGTGACGGAGTCGGCGCGTTCCAGACCCGCGAGCGCAGGGCGGTGGCGCTCGCTGAACAGGAGCGGTCCGCCGTAGGCGGCGTCGACGTGGAGTTCGACGCCGTGCCGCTCGCACAGTGCGGCGACCTCGGGAAGGGGGTCGATGCGTCCGGTGTCGGTCGCCCCCGCCGTGGCCACCACCAGCCGGGGTCCGTGCAGTTCGGTCAGGGCCTCGTCGAGCGCGACCGGGTCGAGGGTGCCGCCACCCGCCGACACGACCACCGGCGCGGGCAGGCCCAGCAGCCAGGCGGCACGCTGTACGGAGTGGTGGGAGCCCGCACCGCAGATCACCTGGATCGCACCGTGGCGTTCACGGGCCAGCAGCAGGGCGAGTTGGTTGGACTCGGTGCCTCCGGTGGTGACGAGGGCGTCCGGATCGGGCGCATCGGGATAGACCTCGGCGGCAACCGCCTCGGTCACCACGCGCTCCAACTCGGAGGCCGTCGGAGCCTGGTCCCACGAGTCCAGGGACTGGTTGAGTGCGGACGCCGCAAGATCGGCGGCGACGGCGAGGGCGAGCGGTGGGGTGTGCAGATGTGCGGCGCACAGCGGGTCCGCGGGATCCGCGGCGCCGTACGCCATGGTCCGTACGAGCCGGTGCAGGGCGTCGCCCGCGCCGATGCCGTGGTCGGGCAGGACCGGTTCGGCGATCTGCTGGACCAGGGCTGCGACGCTCAGGGGGCCGCCCGGTGGGAGGGGGCCGCCGCGGTCGGCGGTGCCTTCCCTGAGGGCTTCGAGCACCAGACCGATGAGGGGACGGAGTGCGTCGGGGCCATGGGCCCCACCGGCGAGAGGAGCGGGCCAGGTGCTGAAGGCCCCCGGTTCCCCGGCGGCCGTACCGGTCTCGGGTGCCGTGCCGGGTGCGGCCGGTGCCGGTGACGAACTCGGGTCGGGTGCGCTCGACGTGCTCATGGGCGTCCTCCGCGGGCTGCGTGGGCGGGGCGACCCCGGTCAAAGGGGTGCGCGCCGTGCTCAACGAGTCCGGCATGGAGGAGGTTCGGCCCCCCGCGGGGAGCCTGGTCACACGGGCGCGTCGGAGCACTCGGCGCGGAGGGTGGCCACCCGGCGCACTTCCGGGCGCGGTCTGCTGTCGACGACAGCGGTCCGCCGCGGCGGGCAACGCGCTCGGAACGCACCCTGTGCGAAACGCAGACGAGCGGGCTGGACGAGCAAGACCGAAGTCCTGGGGGCTGACCGACAGCCGGTCAGCCCCCGGAGCCGATCACGTGGTGGGGTCGACCCCCCGTACCGCCAGTGCTCGGCGCAGGTCGTCCAGTTGGTCGGAGAGGCTACGGCGCAGGGCGGGGATCATCTGGGCGTCCCGCAGACATGTCTCGCCCAGCTCCCGGGCCTCGTCGTCCACCGCGTGCAGCGGGAAGGCGTACCGGCCGGCGGCCTCCGCTATCGCCGGACCCCTGCGGTCCGCCAGGGCGACCGTGTCGGGGTAGTAGCGCACGAGGTACGGGGCGACCAGTTCGGCCTGTTCGGGTTGCCAGAAGCCCTGGGCCGTCGCACGGAACAGGTAGTTCGAGAGGTCGTCGGAGGCGAAAAGCCGCTCCCAGGCGATTTCCTTCGCTTCCGGTGTCGGCAGGGCGGAGCGACATCGAGCCGCGCCCTGCTGGCCGGTGGCGCTCGGGTCGGTTTCGAGTTCGGCGGCGATCGCGGCCTCGTCCGTCTCACCGAGGACGGCGAGCCGGTACAGGATGCGCCAACGCAGCTCGGGATCGAGTTCCGGTCCGCCGATCACGCTGCCTTCGGCGAGCCATTCCTGGA
Coding sequences within:
- a CDS encoding lysine N(6)-hydroxylase/L-ornithine N(5)-oxygenase family protein, whose protein sequence is MSAMPPAEAEQPHDLVGIGIGPFNLSLAALAHGLRKPLHTAFYEQGHHFSWHPGLLIEGARVQVPFLADLVSLIDPASPWSFLNYLRSRERLFPFYFAERFHIHRAEYEAYCRWVSHSLPGLHFGHQIDAVRWNPDRQLFEVDFTQLDADGEAEALGRTYARNIALGVGTEPYVPEPLRPLVDAPAAPVIHSADYLDHRDRLLAAEHITVIGSGQSGAEIFLDLLRQRPVGREGVHWLTRTEAFTPMEYSKLGLEHFTPDYSRYFHSLPEQTRDQVAFGQWHLHKGIDAGTIADIHEELYRRTLHGGWPDAVLTPGVRVRTAGRVATTKIELHLEHLQQAARSRLMTDAVVLATGYRQRPVDLLLAGIDPYLRRDAAGRPHIDTDYRMVTDKTMTGSVYVQNAETHTHGVGAPDLGLAAWRSASILNSLTGQEPYPLPRRTAFTSFGLERPAPPRVPAQGMHFTPLAPSF
- a CDS encoding pyridoxal phosphate-dependent decarboxylase family protein; amino-acid sequence: MSTSSAPDPSSSPAPAAPGTAPETGTAAGEPGAFSTWPAPLAGGAHGPDALRPLIGLVLEALREGTADRGGPLPPGGPLSVAALVQQIAEPVLPDHGIGAGDALHRLVRTMAYGAADPADPLCAAHLHTPPLALAVAADLAASALNQSLDSWDQAPTASELERVVTEAVAAEVYPDAPDPDALVTTGGTESNQLALLLARERHGAIQVICGAGSHHSVQRAAWLLGLPAPVVVSAGGGTLDPVALDEALTELHGPRLVVATAGATDTGRIDPLPEVAALCERHGVELHVDAAYGGPLLFSERHRPALAGLERADSVTLDLHKLGWQPVAAGLFAVRDRSRLGPLAITADYLNPDDDTEAGLPDLLGRSLRTTRRPDVLKVAVTFRALGRSGLAELVDATVARAGDFAALVAADTRFELWDRPTLSTVLFRPRGATDEQTADIRRTLLTSGRAVLGRARIDGRLWLKVTLLNPYTTADDLHRLVHLVIELVEGTHR
- a CDS encoding SIMPL domain-containing protein, with the translated sequence MDASSTDAPAPAAPYGTPETPRVAVRGEARLEVDPEIARIGITVVARGSDRRAALADLTRRNTAVLDLVRSYGEAVEKLETGAFSITPELAKRGKGEHVRTYHGKVYLIAELADFTALGELTTRVGDLEMTRVDGPWWKLRPQSPAHGEARRQAVLEAVQRAREYAGALGAQLSALVELADLGAEDGGGYSMARAAPMAFAGSAELAKGAPALDLEPQRQTVYAQVNARFTMTPPVL
- the pyk gene encoding pyruvate kinase produces the protein MRRAKIVCTLGPATDSYDQIKALVEAGMDVARLNLSHGSYTEHDERYQRVRKASDETGRSVGVLADLQGPKIRLGRFREGPVLLERGDEFTITVEPMEGDRNICGTTYQGLAGDVAAGERILVDDGKVTLEVTAVDGPRVHTTVIEGGMVSDNKGLNLPGVAVSVPALSEKDIEDLRWALRTGVDVIALSFVRSGRDIEDVHRIMDEEGRRLPVIAKVEKPQAVDNIEDIVAAFDGIMVARGDLGVEMPLELVPIVQKRAIKLARRNAKPVIVATQMLDSMIENSRPTRAEASDVANAVIDGTDAVMLSGETSVGKYPIETVRTMGRIVEAAEEDVLGKGLPPLTERSKPRTQAGAVARAAAEMGDFLGAKFLVAFTQSGDTVRRLSRYRSPIPLLAFTPDQGTRSQLNLTWGVETFLGPHVESTDAMVAQVDEELLKIGRCERGDIVVITAGSPPGMPGSTNLVRVHHIGVDDTTS